A stretch of Lactuca sativa cultivar Salinas chromosome 6, Lsat_Salinas_v11, whole genome shotgun sequence DNA encodes these proteins:
- the LOC111921873 gene encoding uncharacterized protein LOC111921873, whose product MKLCALVQGDRSINECCQKMNDIADLLANINSPVSDKTLVTYMLNGLSPKFENISMLISHKDPLSSFLEACSTLVSKEFCVNRTHSSSSIHYDHGSAPQILIANNIKSYSQYPQHNQSSSNRQTGDSSNNRHSQPPKPITARYPPAQLWSPYFYPWNAYGWLAPPPWAVPYPP is encoded by the coding sequence ATGAAGTTATGTGCTTTGGTTCAAGGAGATCGCTCTATCAACGAATGCTGTCAGAAGATGAATGACATTGCCGATTTATTGGCAAATATTAACTCCCCGGTCTCGGACAAAACCCTTGTTACATACATGCTCAACGGTCTTTCTCCAAAGTTTGAGAACATCTCCATGCTTATCAGCCACAAGGACCCGCTTTCCTCCTTCCTCGAGGCTTGCTCAACCCTTGTCTCAAAAGAATTTTGTGTCAACCGCACTCATTCGTCTTCATCCATCCATTATGATCATGGTTCTGCACCTCAAATACTCATAGCCAATAACATCAAATCTTATTCTCAATACCCTCAGCATAACCAATCATCTTCAAATCGGCAAACTGGAGACTCTTCCAACAACCGTCATTCTCAGCCACCTAAACCCATCACTGCTCGCTACCCTCCTGCTCAATTGTGGTCCCCTTACTTCTACCCATGGAATGCATATGGATGGCTGGCTCCTCCTCCGTGGGCTGTTCCTTACCCGCCGTAG